In Prunus dulcis chromosome 2, ALMONDv2, whole genome shotgun sequence, a single genomic region encodes these proteins:
- the LOC117619421 gene encoding DNA-directed RNA polymerases II and IV subunit 5A-like has protein sequence MVLPEEEITRLYRVRRTVMQMLRDRKYLVGDFEINMTREQFKAKYGENMKREDLTINKTKRNDSTDQLYVFFPEEPKVGVKTIKTYTNRMKSANVARAILVTQQNMTPMARTCISEISSKFHMEVFQEPELMVNVTEHVLVPEHQLLTNEEKKTLLERYTVKETQLPRIQLTDPVAKYYGLKRGQVMKIIRPSETAGRYITYRYVV, from the exons ATGGTTTTACCAGAAGAAGAGATCACAAGGCTTTACAGAGTTCGAAGAACCGTGATGCAAATGCTGAGAGATCGGAAATACTTAGTTGGAGATTTTGAGATCAACATGACAAGAGAACAGTTCAAGGCCAAATATGGAGAGAACATGAAAAGGGAAGACCTTACTATCAATAAGACAAAGAGAAATGACAGCACTGATCAG CTTTACGTATTCTTTCCTGAAGAGCCAAAGGTTGGGGTCAAGACCATAAAAACTTACACCAACCGCATGAAATCGGCCAATGTAGCCAGAGCAATCTTGGTTACTCAACAAAATATGACTCCCATGGCAAGGACCTGTATAAGCGAAATATCTTCAAAATTCCACATGGAGGTTTTTCAG GAGCCAGAGTTGATGGTGAATGTTACAGAACATGTTCTAGTTCCTGAGCATCAGCTGCTTACAAATGAGGAAAAGAAGACCTTACTGGAGAGGTATACTGTGAAAGAGACACAG CTTCCTCGTATTCAGTTGACCGATCCAGTTGCAAAATATTACGGGCTTAAGCGTGGACAAGTTATGAAGATAATCCGGCCAAGTGAGACTGCAGGACGATACATCACCTACCGTTATGTTGTGTAA